Within Sporosarcina sp. PTS2304, the genomic segment TATTTTTGACTAGTTTACTGAGCCCGATTTTCGGAGACTTCCAAGGATTTTAAACGAACGTAGCGAAGGCGAGGTGGAAATATGCAGGATATTACTTCTTTTGAACAGTGGCAAGAACGACTTACCCAAACTGACCAATGCGTGCTGTTCGTGAAAACGGATCATTGTTCAGTTTGCGACGGACTCTACCCGCAAGTAGCTGCACTGGAAAGCGAGTATCCTTTTCCGTTTTATCGTGTCAATGCTTCTGCGGTTCCGGAACTCGCTGGACAACTTTCGCTTTTCACAGCCCCAGTCGTTTTATTGTTCCATGAACAGAAGGAACTAACCCGCTTCGCACGGAT encodes:
- a CDS encoding thioredoxin family protein; amino-acid sequence: MQDITSFEQWQERLTQTDQCVLFVKTDHCSVCDGLYPQVAALESEYPFPFYRVNASAVPELAGQLSLFTAPVVLLFHEQKELTRFARIVPMNDLKKRLEELVQWGNVDHE